A portion of the Lolium rigidum isolate FL_2022 chromosome 1, APGP_CSIRO_Lrig_0.1, whole genome shotgun sequence genome contains these proteins:
- the LOC124658628 gene encoding zinc transporter 10-like: MIFCIVDKILELGILSHSVIVGLSLGVSQSPCTIKPLVAALSFHQFFKGFELGGCISEAQFKNFSALPMAFFFAITTPAGITVGAGIASFYNPNSPRALVVEGILDSVSAGILIYMALVGPIAADFLSRRMSCNPRLQVCLYVALFLGAMAMSSLAIWA, encoded by the exons ATGATTTTCTGTATTGTCGACAAGATTCTGGAGCTGGGGATTCTATCACATTCAGTTATCGTAGGGCTATCCTTGGGCGTTTCACAGAGCCCATGCACCATTAAACCTCTGGTTGCTGCCCTCTCCTTCCACCAGTTCTTCAAGGGTTTTGAGTTGGGTGGCTGTATTTCTGAG GCTCAGTTCAAGAATTTCTCTGCACTTCCGATGGCTTTCTTCTTTGCTATCACAACACCGGCTGGGATTACTGTGGGGGCAGGGATCGCGTCCTTCTACAACCCCAACAGCCCTAGGGCGTTGGTAGTGGAGGGCATTCTGGATTCAGTGTCGGCTGGTATACTGATCTATATGGCATTAGTGGGTCCAATTGCTGCTGATTTCCTTAGTCGGAGGATGAGCTGCAACCCGAGGCTTCAAGTGTGCTTATACGTCGCCTTGTTTCTTGGGGCTATGGCCATGTCATCCCTTGCTATCTGGGCTTAG
- the LOC124693839 gene encoding HMG1/2-like protein isoform X1, which produces MKGAKSKGAAKAETKLAVKSKGAEKPAPKGRKSKPAKDPNKPKRAPSAFFVFMGEFRKEFNEKNPKNKSVAAVGKAAGERWKSLSDSDKAPYVAKANKLKGEYNKAIAAYNKGEVSTSTAAAKKAAPAAKEEDDDEEESDKSKSEINDEDDDEGSDEDEDDDE; this is translated from the exons ATGAAGGGGGCCAAATCCAAGGGCGCCGCCAAGGCCGAAACCAA GTTGGCGGTGAAGAGCAAGGGGGCGGAGAAGCCGGCGCCCAAGGGCAGGAAGAGCAAGCCCGCCAAGGACCCCAACAAGCCCAAGAGGGCCCCCAGCGCCTTCTTCGTCTTCAT GGGCGAGTTCCGCAAGGAGTTCAACGAGAAGAACCCCAAGAATAAATCCGTCGCTGCC GTCGGTAAAGCAGCTGGTGAGAGGTGGAAAAGCTTGAGCGACTCG GACAAGGCTCCCTACGTAGCGAAGGCCAACAAGCTCAAGGGCGAGTACAACAAGGCCATTGCCGCCTACAACAAGGGCGAGGTATCGACG AGCACTGCTGCCGCCAAGAAGGCTGCtcctgctgccaaggaggaggacgacgatgaggaggaatcCGACAAGTCCAAGTCCGAGATTAAtgatgaggatgacgacgagggtagCGACGAG GATGAGGACGATGACGAgtga
- the LOC124693839 gene encoding DNA-binding protein MNB1B isoform X2, whose protein sequence is MKGAKSKGAAKAETKLAVKSKGAEKPAPKGRKSKPAKDPNKPKRAPSAFFVFMGEFRKEFNEKNPKNKSVAAVGKAAGERWKSLSDSDKAPYVAKANKLKGEYNKAIAAYNKGESTAAAKKAAPAAKEEDDDEEESDKSKSEINDEDDDEGSDEDEDDDE, encoded by the exons ATGAAGGGGGCCAAATCCAAGGGCGCCGCCAAGGCCGAAACCAA GTTGGCGGTGAAGAGCAAGGGGGCGGAGAAGCCGGCGCCCAAGGGCAGGAAGAGCAAGCCCGCCAAGGACCCCAACAAGCCCAAGAGGGCCCCCAGCGCCTTCTTCGTCTTCAT GGGCGAGTTCCGCAAGGAGTTCAACGAGAAGAACCCCAAGAATAAATCCGTCGCTGCC GTCGGTAAAGCAGCTGGTGAGAGGTGGAAAAGCTTGAGCGACTCG GACAAGGCTCCCTACGTAGCGAAGGCCAACAAGCTCAAGGGCGAGTACAACAAGGCCATTGCCGCCTACAACAAGGGCGAG AGCACTGCTGCCGCCAAGAAGGCTGCtcctgctgccaaggaggaggacgacgatgaggaggaatcCGACAAGTCCAAGTCCGAGATTAAtgatgaggatgacgacgagggtagCGACGAG GATGAGGACGATGACGAgtga